A single window of Tiliqua scincoides isolate rTilSci1 chromosome 10, rTilSci1.hap2, whole genome shotgun sequence DNA harbors:
- the FUCA1 gene encoding tissue alpha-L-fucosidase, whose amino-acid sequence MERWALLLLSAAALAAPAPPPPGRYTPDWASLDARPLPGWYDAAKVGVFLHWGVFSVPAWGSEWFWWHWQGEHNRAYQNFVDQRFPPCTTYADFAPHFTAHDFQPMEWAWLFQEAGARYVVLTTKHHEGFTNWGSNVSWNWNSVDIGPHRDLVGELGEALKQRNIRYGLYHSLLEWFNPHYLSDKKNQFKSQNFVLKKTLPELYELVLRYKPDIIWSDGEWEAPDTYWNSTSFLAWLYNDSPVKDTVVVNDRWGINCSCRHGGFYNCQDKFKPGTLPDHKWEMCSSIDKRSWGYRSTMQIGEVMNEPDIIQELVHTVSYGGNYLLNVGPTKEGVIAPIFQERLLALGKWLKINGEAIYESKPWRVQKENGTDSTWFTSKGAVVYAIFLTWPKDSLLTLPSPVSSGSTEVTMLGFSMPLKWKAFPGKGLQIMLPLATPSLLPLQYGWTLKLVGVV is encoded by the exons ATGGAGCGCTGGGCACTGTTGCTGCTGAGCGCGGCGGCGTTGGCGGCTccggcgccgccgccgccaggGCGCTACACCCCCGACTGGGCCAGCCTGGACGCGCGGCCGCTGCCCGGTTGGTACGACGCGGCCAAGGTCGGCGTGTTTCTGCACTGGGGCGTCTTCTCGGTGCCCGCCTGGGGCTCCGAGTGGTTCTGGTGGCACTGGCAGGGCGAGCACAACCGCGCCTACCAGAACTTCGTCGACCAGCGCTTCCCGCCCTGCACCACCTACGCCGACTTCGCCCCCCACTTCACCGCCCACGACTTCCAGCCCATGGAGTGGGCGTGGCTCTTCCAGGAGGCGGGCGCCAG GTATGTAGTGCTGACCACCAAGCATCATGAAGGCTTCACCAACTGGGGGTCCAATGTGTCTTGGAACTGGAATTCAGTGGATATAGGACCCCATCGAGACTTGGTTGGCGAATTGGGGGAGGCACTCAAGCAAAG GAACATTCGCTATGGACTGTACCACTCCCTCTTGGAGTGGTTTAATCCACACTATTTATCAGACAAAAAGAACCAGTTCAAGAGCCAAAATTTTGTCTTGAAAAAAACTCTACCAGAACTTTATGAGCTCGTTTTAAG GTACAAGCCAGATATCATTTGGTCTGATGGTGAATGGGAAGCTCCAGACACATACTGGAATTCAACCTCTTTCCTTGCCTGGCTTTACAATGACAGTCCAGTGAAG GATACTGTGGTAGTGAACGATAGATGGGGCATCAATTGCTCTTGCCGTCATGGAGGCTTCTACAACTGTCAAGATAAATTCAAGCCTGGCACTTTGCCAGACCACAAGTGGGAGATGTGCAGCTCTATCGACAAAAGGTCTTGGGGATATCGAAGCACCATGCAGATCGGTGAAGTCATGAATGAACCTGACATCATTCAG GAACTGGTGCATACTGTCAGTTACGGAGGAAATTATCTTCTCAATGTGGGGCCCACCAAAGAAGGGGTGATTGCTCCAATCTTCCAAGAGAGGCTTCTGGCACTTGGCAAATGGCTGAAGATTAATGGGGAGGCCATTTATGAATCAAAGCCATGGAGAGTCCAAAAGGAAAACGGCACTGACTCCACATG GTTCACTTCGAAAGGAGCAGTTGTCTACGCTATCTTCTTGACCTGGCCAAAAGACAGTTTGCTGACACTACCATCCCCAGTCTCATCTGGAAGCACTGAA GTGACCATGTTGGGGTTTTCCATGCCTTTAAAGTGGAAGGCATTCCCAGGCAAAGGACTGCAGATCATGCTGCCCTTGGCAACCCCTTCACTTCTCCCTCTGCAATATGGCTGGACTCTCAAGCTAGTTGGAGTGGTGTGA